Within the Clostridium scatologenes genome, the region TTAGAACAGCTATTGTTGGTTTTTTACTTCCTTTAAAAGTTTATATTGTAATTACGTTTCTAGGAGCATATACAGCGTATAAGGGATTAAAGGTCATAGGAAGAGTAAATGAAACTGTGTTCTATTTAAGCATAGTTATGATTTCATTGGCAATATGGGCTCTCTTCAAAGGAAAAATTTCAAATGTAACTCCCATATTTGGTTCTAGTATTTTAAATATAGTAAAAGCTAGTAAGGAAAGTACTTATCAATATATAGGTATGGAAATGTATTTGCTTATATATCCATATGTTTCAGAAAACAAAGATTTAAAAAAGCTGGCTTTAAAGGGTATTTTTATAATTGCATTAATATATACATGGATTACATTTATAACTATTTATGCTTTAGGTATAGATATAATTCCAAGAGTTACAGCTTCATTTTTACTAACAGAAAAATATATAGAAGTACCATTTATTAATAATTTTAGATTTATATTCATAGTTTTATGGTCTCTTATGGTTTTTGTACTTATATCCAACTATTATTATGCTGAAGTTCATATTTTGCATAATTTGTTCCCTAAAGTAAGTGAAAATAAATTTTGTCTTATAATATATCCTTTTATCGTATTTTTATCTTCTAAATATGTGAATTTTGAAATAAGAAAAAGTTTCTTGAGCTATGTTATACCAAAAGTTATAGCAGCTATGGTTTTTTATATATTGATTACAATTATATTGATATATAAAAAAGGAGGTTACAAGTTTGAATAAGAAAAAATTTTTAGTTATTATACTTCTTATAGGTGTGTTTTCCTACTTATGGGTAGGACTCAAAGGTGAACAGCCTGCAGAAGATATGGAAGTAGTTATAGGTTTTGGTGCTGATCAAGAAAAAAAGGGTAAAGAAATTACATATATTGCTCCAAGTTCTATTTATACTTTTGAAGAAGGTGAAAAAGTGTCTTCTTCCATAAGAGAGGGTAAAGGTATAACACCAGCCAGAACTAGAGAAAATAGGCAGATTACATCAAATAAAAGATATATATTAGGACTGGAAAAGGTATATATAATTGGAGAAGCAATAGCTGATTATGGAATACAAAATACAATAGAAATATTTTTTAGAAATTCCTATACCAATGATAATGGCTATATGGCTGTTTGCAATGGTAAACCAAAAGATATACTTAAATTAAAAATTATTGGTTATCCAAGCTCATCAGACTATATACAAGGGATGATAAAAAATGCAAAGTATTATAATTTTTTTTCAAGCAATTATAAAATTTCTGATGTTTTTTTAAGTATAGCTGCAGAAGGCAAAAATGTAAATTTACCATACATAGATTTAGTAAATAATGAGCTGAAAATAAATGGATTGAGTGTTTTCAAAAAATATAAAATGGTTGGGAAATTAGACATAGATGATGCTAGAATACTTAATATGTTAAGTGAAACTGATGGAAGAGGAATAATAACTGTAAGAGCGAATTCTAATGATTATTTAGATTATTATGCTAAAGTTAAGAGGCATGTAAATGTATATAAAAACGGTGACCAGTATAAATATATCATAGATTTAAAATTTACAGGTGATATAGTGTCAGATACGTTATATGGAAAAGATGAGATCAATAATAAGATAAACAATGAAATAAAAAAGGAGATAGAAGAAAGTATAAAAAAATCAAGTTACTATTTAATAGATAAATTGAAAAAAGAATATAAAGTAGACTCTCTTCAATTAGGTCAATATGCTGCTGCAAAGTATGGAAGAGGAAAAGAAATTGATTGGGATGAGGTTTTTACCAAAGCAGAAATAGAAGTAAAGGCAAAGGTTCAAATAGATAGAAGAGGAAGGGGAGATTATTTATTAAAAAAATAGAAATATTTCTTTAGGTTTGTTAACTATAAAGTTTTGTTATATAATTATAGATGCATTGATATTTATAATTAGGGGGGATACATAATGAAAAAGTCAGTAAAAATGTGGATTGCAGCTTTAACTTTAATGATTTTAACATTATTTGCAGTAGGATGCGGCAATAAACAAAGTTCTGAACAGTCAGCTAAAAAGGAAAAGATTAAAATAGCAGCTTTAAAGGGACCTACAGGCATAGGGATGGTTAAACTCATGGATGAAAATAAGGAAGATTATGATATTTCCATGTTTGATTCACCAGATCAAATAGTATCTAAAATTGTAAATGGTGAAATAGATGGAGCAGCAGTACCTTCTAATTTAGCACCAATTTTATATAGTAAGACAAAGGGTAATATTCAATTAGTAGGAATAAATACCTTAGGAATTTTATATGTTGTTGAAAATGGAAGTACCATAAAGGATATAAAGGATTTAAAAGGTAAGACTATTTATGCTAGTGGAAAAGGCGGAACACCAGAATTTGCATTAAACTACATATTAAAGAAAAATGCAATAGATCCAGAAAAGGATGTTAAAATTGAATATAAGGGACAGCATAGTGATGTTGCTGCATTAGTAGCTTCACAACCAGGAACTATAGCAGTATTGCCAGAACCATTTGTAACTACTACAAAGATGAAGGTTAGTAATCTGCAAATTCCAATAGACTTGACAAAAGAATGGGAAAAGGTATCTGGAGCTGACAGTAAATTGATAATGGGAACTTTAGTATTTAAAAAAGATTTTATAGATAAAAGAGGAAAAGACGTAGATGAATTCCTTACAAAATATAAGAATTCTGTAGACTTTGTAAATAAAAATAAAGCAGAAGCAGGAAAGTTAGTGGAGAAATATGGTATAATGCCAAAAGCTAAAGTAGCAGAAATGGCTATTCCAAAATGTAACATAGTATTTGTTAGTGCTAAAGATGGAAAAACTTCTCTAAATAACTTTTATAAAGTTTTAAAAGAAAGTGATCCTAAATCCATTGGAGGAAAAATGCCTGATGAAAATTTCTACTACAAAGGAAATTAGGAAAATAAGTATATTAATATTTTGGATGTTAATTTGGGAGCTTTGCTCCCTTTTTATTAATAATTCTTTACTACTTCCTTCACCTTTAGAAGTATTAGAAGTTCTAGTTCAACTTGTTAAAAAAATTTATTTTTGGCAGTGTGTTTTTAATAGTGTTTTAAGAGTTATATCAGGTGTATCTTTATCCATAGGTATAGGAATATTAATTGGAATTATTGCAGCTATTAATAAATTTATTGAGGAATTATTGGAACCCTTAGTAGTATGCATAAAGGCTACTCCAGTTATGTCTATAATAATATTAGCTTTAGTTTGGTTTAAAGCTTCCAATGTGGTTATATTTACTAGTGTGCTAACCTGTTTCCCTATAATATATACTAATGTATTAGAAGGAATAAAAGCTGTAGATAAAAACTTAATTGAGATGGCCAGCGTTTATAAAGTTAAAAATAAATACATAATAAAGGATATATATTTACCTTACATAAAACATTATATTGTTTCAGGTGTGTTAATGTGTTTAGGCATGGGCTGGAAGGTTTCTGTAGCTTCAGAAGTTTTAAGTATACCTAAGTATTCTATAGGGTTAAATCTACTAAATGCAAAGTCAACCTTGGAAACTGCAGAGCTTTTTGCGTGGACTATTGTAATAGTAGCATTAAGTTTTATTTTTGAAATAATATTTAAATACTATATAAAAGGACAAGAGCAATAGCTAATGGTGTATATTATTAAAAACTTATTATGTAAAAGTTAAATAGTTATTTATAAAAAAATTATATAAATTGATTAAGGGTGTAATTTATGGAGTACATTGATGATTACGAAGTAAAAATAAAAAACTTATATAAGCATTATGATGAACATAAGGTTTTGGATAACTTAAATATAAATTTCAGGAAAGATAAGATTACTGTGATTTTAGGACCTTCAGGTTGTGGGAAGACCACATTATTAA harbors:
- a CDS encoding ABC transporter permease gives rise to the protein MKISTTKEIRKISILIFWMLIWELCSLFINNSLLLPSPLEVLEVLVQLVKKIYFWQCVFNSVLRVISGVSLSIGIGILIGIIAAINKFIEELLEPLVVCIKATPVMSIIILALVWFKASNVVIFTSVLTCFPIIYTNVLEGIKAVDKNLIEMASVYKVKNKYIIKDIYLPYIKHYIVSGVLMCLGMGWKVSVASEVLSIPKYSIGLNLLNAKSTLETAELFAWTIVIVALSFIFEIIFKYYIKGQEQ
- a CDS encoding Ger(x)C family spore germination protein, whose product is MNKKKFLVIILLIGVFSYLWVGLKGEQPAEDMEVVIGFGADQEKKGKEITYIAPSSIYTFEEGEKVSSSIREGKGITPARTRENRQITSNKRYILGLEKVYIIGEAIADYGIQNTIEIFFRNSYTNDNGYMAVCNGKPKDILKLKIIGYPSSSDYIQGMIKNAKYYNFFSSNYKISDVFLSIAAEGKNVNLPYIDLVNNELKINGLSVFKKYKMVGKLDIDDARILNMLSETDGRGIITVRANSNDYLDYYAKVKRHVNVYKNGDQYKYIIDLKFTGDIVSDTLYGKDEINNKINNEIKKEIEESIKKSSYYLIDKLKKEYKVDSLQLGQYAAAKYGRGKEIDWDEVFTKAEIEVKAKVQIDRRGRGDYLLKK
- a CDS encoding ABC transporter substrate-binding protein, translated to MKKSVKMWIAALTLMILTLFAVGCGNKQSSEQSAKKEKIKIAALKGPTGIGMVKLMDENKEDYDISMFDSPDQIVSKIVNGEIDGAAVPSNLAPILYSKTKGNIQLVGINTLGILYVVENGSTIKDIKDLKGKTIYASGKGGTPEFALNYILKKNAIDPEKDVKIEYKGQHSDVAALVASQPGTIAVLPEPFVTTTKMKVSNLQIPIDLTKEWEKVSGADSKLIMGTLVFKKDFIDKRGKDVDEFLTKYKNSVDFVNKNKAEAGKLVEKYGIMPKAKVAEMAIPKCNIVFVSAKDGKTSLNNFYKVLKESDPKSIGGKMPDENFYYKGN
- a CDS encoding GerAB/ArcD/ProY family transporter, with protein sequence MKRVANNAITANQFMFIMIGSIIGIGALSLPNDVIKDANQSGWISAFLGAVYPVYIVIAAAYIQKKSPHKNILFVNKKCYGKVIGNILNIFLFLFFLLIITSEINGLSNIIRTAIVGFLLPLKVYIVITFLGAYTAYKGLKVIGRVNETVFYLSIVMISLAIWALFKGKISNVTPIFGSSILNIVKASKESTYQYIGMEMYLLIYPYVSENKDLKKLALKGIFIIALIYTWITFITIYALGIDIIPRVTASFLLTEKYIEVPFINNFRFIFIVLWSLMVFVLISNYYYAEVHILHNLFPKVSENKFCLIIYPFIVFLSSKYVNFEIRKSFLSYVIPKVIAAMVFYILITIILIYKKGGYKFE